One window of Branchiostoma lanceolatum isolate klBraLanc5 chromosome 6, klBraLanc5.hap2, whole genome shotgun sequence genomic DNA carries:
- the LOC136436409 gene encoding sodium- and chloride-dependent glycine transporter 1-like, with translation MAPSASFGRDSEEKAKLPADRSGIDGECETPSVSSDGDERGTWGNHMEFFLSCLGFAVGLGNVWRFPYLCYRNGGGAFLIPYVFFLVFAGVPMFFLELSFGQFAGTGPITIWRVAPMFKGVGFAMVMISFLVCIYYNVIISYILHYLFASFTSVLPWITCTNDYNTDDCVEGGQVKMAFEMYKCNNIGGDYFNGTCFNATMNATAAMMNETLLNTNFTRVSPTEEYWKHFVLQISDGIDDMGGISWSLTLCNLLGWIVVFFSLVKGVKSSGKVVYFTATFPYIVLFILLIRGLTLDGAMDGVWFYIKPDWSRLAHPKVWMDAAVQIFYSLGAAWGSLITMSSYNRFNNNCYRDALIISVSNCATSVFAGFVIFSVIGFMAHEIGVPVGDVIDQGPGLAFVAYPEAVSLLPISPLWAILFFFMLFTLGLDSQFGMLEAVLSGLIDEFPTILRPNKTWFTLAICVLQFLLALPMVSQGGIYLLTMVDWYSAGVSLMIVAVTECLVLAWLYGCDRFYDNIKMMLGSYPSIWWKICWKVITPVVLLGILLFTMVNHSPVTYGKYEYPGWADSLGWLMAMASVVNIPVFAIIALVQAKGTFMERLRAVTQPTAEWGPALNRDRDLDLSEPELNEKGVPVIDIVPTKDEEKIDLSKSMERISTV, from the exons GCTAAACTGCCAGCTGACCGCAGCGGCATCGATGGCGAATGCGAGACGCCGTCCGTTTCCTCCGACGGAGACGAGCGCGGGACCTGGGGAAACCACATGGAGTTCTTCCTGTCGTGCCTCGGATTTGCCGTTGGGCTCGGCAACGTCTGGCGTTTTCCCTACCTCTGCTACAGGAACGGGGGAG GTGCGTTCCTGATTCCGTATGTGTTTTTCCTGGTGTTTGCCGGCGTTCCCATGTTCTTCCTGGAGTTGTCGTTTGGACAGTTTGCCGGCACTGGACCCATCACCATCTGGAGGGTTGCACCCATGTTCAAGG GTGTTGGATTCGCGATGGTGATGATCTCGTTCTTGGTGTGCATCTACTACAACGTGATCATATCGTACATCCTCCACTACCTGTTCGCTTCCTTCACGAGCGTACTGCCGTGGATCACCTGTACCAACGACTACAACACCGACGACTGTGT TGAGGGCGGTCAGGTGAAGATGGCGTTCGAAATGTACAAGTGCAACAACATCGGCGGAGACTACTTCAATGGAACGTGCTTCAACGCCACCATGAACGCCACGGCCGCCATGATGAACGAGACTCTGCTGAACACCAACTTCACCCGCGTTTCTCCCACCGAGGAGTACTGGAA GCACTTTGTGCTGCAGATCTCTGACGGTATTGACGACATGGGTGGGATCAGCTGGTCCCTGACGCTCTGCAACCTCCTGGGATGGATCGTGGTCTTCTTCTCTCTGGTCAAGGGAGTCAAGTCATCTGGCAAG GTTGTGTATTTCACCGCCACGTTCCCGTACATCGTGCTGTTCATCCTTCTGATTCGCGGACTGACCCTTGACGGCGCCATGGACGGTGTCTGGTTCTACATCAAGCCGGACTGGAGCCGCCTGGCTCACCCCAAGGTGTGGATGGACGCCGCCGTGCAGATCTTCTACTCACTGGGTGCCGCCTGGGGTTCTCTCATCACCATGTCCAGCTACAACCGCTTCAACAACAACTGCTACCG CGATGCTCTGATCATCTCTGTAAGCAACTGTGCTACCAGTGTGTTTGCCGGCTTTGTCATCTTCTCCGTCATCGGCTTCATGGCCCACGAGATTGGCGTGCCCGTCGGAGACGTTATCGACCAAG gtcCAGGGTTGGCTTTCGTAGCCTACCCCGAGGCGGTGTCCCTCCTTCCCATCTCCCCTCTCTGGGCCATTCTCTTCTTCTTCATGTTGTTCACCCTCGGGTTGGACAGTCAG TTTGGAATGTTGGAGGCTGTGCTTAGCGGGCTGATTGACGAGTTCCCGACCATCCTGCGACCCAACAAGACCTGGTTCACTCTGGCTATCTGTGTGCTGCAGTTCCTATTGGCTCTCCCCATGGTATCACAG GGTGGTATCTACCTGCTGACAATGGTGGACTGGTACAGCGCTGGCGTTTCCCTCATGATCGTGGCTGTCACCGAGTGCCTTGTGCTGGCCTGGCTGTATG GATGTGACCGCTTCTACGACAACATCAAGATGATGCTCGGCTCCTACCCCAGTATCTGGTGGAAGATCTGCTGGAAGGTCATCACTCCAGTGGTCCTCCTT GGCATCCTCCTGTTCACAATGGTGAACCACAGCCCGGTGACCTACGGGAAGTACGAGTACCCCGGCTGGGCGGACAGTCTGGGCTGGCTCATGGCCATGGCCTCCGTGGTCAACATCCCCGTCTTCGCCATTATCGCGCTCGTCCAGGCCAAGGGAACCTTCATGGAG CGGCTGCGCGCTGTTACCCAGCCAACAGCTGAGTGGGGCCCCGCCCTCAACCGCGACCGTGATCTGGACCTGAGCGAGCCCGAGTTGAACGAGAAGGGCGTTCCCGTGATCGACATCGTTCCAACGAAGGACGAAGAGAAGATTGACCTCTCCAAGTCAATGGAGAGAATTAGTACTGTTTAA
- the LOC136436408 gene encoding uncharacterized protein: protein MQGVRDKASGNDSASLLKAELQLHPRHELQRLLQELELDKIVVPHGHLLAAKVGMGMNWSQLRKLKRWLKQYGVKMESEAISRKLAAEMLSGFKVEAENLPFSVKGDKESTVKLLPCAYVTSLRDAIYDYLERSNTANSLIWHDKTIPEGEIWIKVGGDHGGGTFKMAFQILNKTSPNSQTNTTVFCIFDAKDTRENLTLATGRYAQELKDLQVSKWRSKDGKEFQLRVFGAGDYAYLCLWYGLSGACGSHPCLWCHIKLDELKDKDDRRLHIPPRTLESLAEDHRKFITVGKGKLKDAKHYNNAVCPVMYAVPIEQAMIPGLHISLGVYLKLFNLFEAELQDIDLKIQSYTANAFKEGEATREEILSDEHLARFKGYLDAIDEARAFDHQAEALEEEIEEQECNKLAWLAYSDGADDSMAEEIFTEACSMIEDLTQRKETLREKAENIRKRTSVKIGQGPLTSELDIVLNKYRVRRQAYHSNSFIGNHVHRMLKDDAIEGLTSAVKTTINSIMGNSDNLPISLMPLVTATAEKYKQLFTLFAQCHKRYSRSEPMNEEAVNELARAITSFMAFYRERVPNGTVPVKMHMLEDHVVPCIRRWGFGLGFLGEQGLEQVHALFNSISRTTCGVADPVARLKSSLKEHLIGVSPDHKGGVPEPVPRKKKD from the exons ATGCAGGGTGTGAGGGACAAGGCCAGTGGTAATGATTCCGCATCTCTGCTGAAGGCCGAGCTCCAGCTTCATCCTCGTCACGAGCTTCAGCGATTGCTGCAGGAGTTGGAGCTTGACAAGATCGTTGTCCCACATGGGCACCTGCTGGCGGCAAAAGTGGGCATGGGCATGAACTGGAGCCAACTAAGAAAACTTAAAAG GTGGCTGAAACAGTATGGGGTCAAGATGGAGAGTGAGGCCATATCAAGGAAGCTTGCAGCAGAGATGCTTTCTGGATTCAAAGTGGAGGCAGAAAACCTACCATTTTCTGTCAAGGGAGACAAAGAATCCACAGTGAAGCTCCTGCCCTGTGCATATGTGACCTCCCTCAGAGATGCCATCTACGACTACCTGGAGAGGAGCAATACAGCAAA CAGCCTTATCTGGCATGACAAGACCATACCAGAGGGGGAGATCTGGATCAAGGTTGGGGGGGATCATGGCGGGGGGACATTTAAAATGGCCTTTCAGATCCTGAACAAAACGTCCCCAAACTCACAGACGAACACCACTGTCTTTTGCATTTTTGATGCAAAAGACACCAGAGAAAATCTTACACTTGCAACCGGCCGGTATGCTCAGGAACTGAAGGACCTTCAAGTTTCAAAGTGGAG GAGCAAAGATGGGAAGGAGTTCCAGCTAAGGGTGTTTGGAGCAGGGGATTATGCGTACCTGTGTCTCTGGTACGGGTTGTCTGGTGCTTGTG GCTCCCACCCTTGTTTGTGGTGCCACATAAAGCTGGATGAGCTGAAAGACAAAGACGACAGGCGTTTGCACATCCCTCCCAGGACCCTGGAGAGCCTCGCGGAAGATCACCGCAAGTTCATCACTGTTGGCAAGGGCAAACTGAAGGACGCCAAACACTACAACAATGCAGTTTGCCCAGTGATGTATGCAGTGCCCATAGAACAGGCAA TGATACCTGGCCTGCACATTAGTCTAGGTGTCTACCTGAAACTTTTCAACCTTTTTGAGGCCGAGTTGCAGGACATTGATCTCAAAATCCAGTCCTACACAGCTAATGCCTTCAAGGAAGGTGAGGCAACAAGGGAGGAAATCCTCTCCGATGAGCACTTGGCAAGGTTTAAAGGTTACCTTGATGCCATTGATGAAGCCCGGGCTTTCGACCACCAGGCAGAGGCCCTGGAAGAGGAGATCGAAGAACAGGAATGCAACAAGCTGGCTTGGCTGGCCTACAGCGATGGTGCGGATGACTCTATGGCCGAGGAAATCTTCACTGAGGCCTGCAGCATGATCGAGGACCTGACTCAGAGGAAGGAAACTTTG AGGGAAAAGGCCGAGAACATCAGAAAACGGACCTCTGTGAAGATCGGGCAGGGTCCGTTGACATCAGAACTCGACATTGTGCTTAATAAGTACCGGGTACGGAGGCAGGCCTACCACAGCAACTCGTTCATTGGAAACCATGTGCACAGAATGCTAAAG GATGATGCCATAGAAGGCCTTACCTCTGCTGTGAAAACCACCATCAACAGCATCATGGGAAATTCCGATAATCTACCAATATCACTTATGCCATTGGTAACAGCAACCGCTGAGAAGTACAAACAGCTTTTCACGCTGTTTGCACAATGTCATAAGCGATACTCCAGAAGTGAACCCATGAATGAGGAGGCAGTCAATGAGCTGG CCCGTGCTATCACATCATTCATGGCATTCTACCGTGAACGTGTGCCAAACGGTACGGTACCTGTAAAGATGCACATGTTAGAAGACCACGTCGTGCCGTGCATTCGGCGCTGGGGCTTCGGGCTGGGCTTCCTTGGAGAGCAGGGTCTGGAACAAGTCCACGCCTTGTTCAACTCCATCTCCAGGACAACCTGTGGCGTGGCAGATCCCGTGGCCAGGCTCAAGTCTAGCCTTAAGGAACACCTCATCGGTGTTAGCCCCGATCACAAGGGTGGTGTCCCTGAACCTGTCccaaggaaaaagaaagactAA
- the LOC136436411 gene encoding uncharacterized protein C11orf42-like, whose protein sequence is MTKSVKKTSSWASSRKEMPKKMCKKLLGADPNLGWKLGGELVIKRLLGSDVVPVSCPEDSACFDLGTILVKDPQSLTAKAAHRHTTLRAIGTVQDMSVSAPANLRTILTPKADQNWEAPPSGFPWTHTIGNERDGERKRFYVKVGSVDKEVVHLTLKKGDLRLQMNNNGDLRKSKAVYVVTEAFYASSLKVEVTVDDRQGPFLTEDKILIGFRYQKFKLSKTGVVGPELSTNIRRNREAHLFVKTSYAERVKKPVNAAELRKPPNTSTDLSPKASLPGMAEDEADRKSIPVTKDGSEESWVSAVSDVTEKNDRCQMVDLDQEQEGAKGQKRSSEIAAAGDAGQVEEAQCRVG, encoded by the exons ATGACGAAATCTGTCAAAAAAACGTCCTCGTGGGCCAGTTCTCGCAAGGAGATGCCCAAGAAGATGTGCAAGAAGTTGCTCGGTGCGGACCCGAACCTTGGATGGAAGCTGGGCGGAGAGCTGGTCATCAAACGGCTGTTGGGCTCGGATGTCGTCCCGGTGTCCTGCCCCGAAGACTCGGCATGCTTCGACCTCGGCACCATCCTGGTGAAAGATCCCCAGTCGCTGACCGCCAAGGCCGCCCACCGTCACACAACTCTCCGGGCGATCGGCACCGTCCAAGACATGAGCGTGAGCGCGCCGGCTAACCTGCGGACGATCCTCACCCCCAAGGCCGACCAGAACTGGGAGGCTCCTCCCTCGGGCTTTCCGTGGACCCACACGATCGGGAACGAGCGCGATGGCGAGAGGAAGAGGTTCTACGTCAAGGTGGGAAGCGTCGACAAGGAGGTGGTCCACCTGACTCTCAAGAAGGGTGACCTACGTCTTCAAATGAACAACAACGGCGACTTGAGGAAATCTAAGGCTGTGTACGTCGTCACGGAGGCTTTCTACGCCAGCAGTCTGAAAGTTGAGGTGACGGTGGACGATCGCCAGGGGCCGTTCTTGACGGAAGACAAGATCCTGATAGGATTCCGGTACCAGAAGTTCAAACTGTCCAAGACTGGCGTGGTCGGACCGGAACTGTCTACAAATATCAGGAGAAATAG GGAAGCCCACCTTTTTGTGAAGACCAGTTACGCCGAGAGAGTAAAGAAGCCTGTGAACGCTGCCGAGCTAAGAAAACCTCCAAACACGTCCACGGACCTGAGCCCCAAAGCGTCTCTACCAG GCATGGCGGAAGATGAAGCCGACCGAAAGTCTATCCCTGTCACAAAGGACGGGTCCGAGGAATCCTGGGTAAGCGCAgtgagtgacgtcacagaaaagAACGACAGGTGTCAGATGGTGGACTTGGATCAGGAGCAGGAGGGGGCAAAAG GACAGAAACGGAGCTCTGAGATTGCGGCAGCAGGGGACGCCGGTCAGGTGGAGGAGGCTCAGTGTCGAGTAGGCTGA